In a single window of the Nocardioides sp. L-11A genome:
- a CDS encoding MFS transporter has product MSGVTDAGSARLLLAGPGVARTFACALLGRLAYGVLPLCFLFTVRDATDSFAVAATCSATVGLAALVMPIQARWLDRHGQHRVLPVAAGCWSGLLVAATLLAQGDHPVAVWLGLSLLLGVTGPLLGPSMRAQWREIAPGGGQRRRAYALDSVGEEALYLVGPVVAGMVLALGPVWVGLLLAAALVWCGTTALVASPYRPRASDPVATAPVPVPTRAGPSGLLGLVAALLLFGAGNAATFVGIAALADRAGRPGLAGPVEAALATGAVAGGLLWARHGRSRPAGRVLALLLACLALAQGVVVLADSLLVAGVVLAVGGLALSPVFVVAYAAVDERVAPQRRTEMSTWVNVGVNSGSALGAAGAGLLAGGGAALPFALAAALSAGAAAVAVAWGRMSPWRSTSPTIRRPTSC; this is encoded by the coding sequence ATGTCCGGCGTCACCGACGCCGGGAGCGCCCGCCTGCTTCTCGCCGGCCCCGGCGTGGCGCGCACCTTCGCGTGTGCGCTGCTCGGCCGGCTCGCCTACGGCGTGCTCCCGCTCTGCTTCCTGTTCACCGTCCGCGACGCGACCGACTCGTTCGCCGTCGCCGCCACCTGCTCGGCGACCGTCGGGCTCGCGGCCCTCGTCATGCCGATCCAGGCCCGCTGGCTCGACCGTCACGGACAGCACCGGGTGCTGCCGGTCGCCGCCGGCTGCTGGTCCGGGCTGCTCGTCGCCGCCACGCTCCTCGCCCAGGGCGACCACCCGGTCGCCGTCTGGCTCGGCCTGTCCCTCCTGCTCGGTGTCACCGGGCCGCTGCTCGGGCCGTCGATGCGTGCGCAGTGGCGCGAGATCGCGCCCGGGGGAGGGCAGCGCCGCCGCGCCTACGCCCTCGACTCGGTCGGCGAGGAGGCGCTGTACCTCGTCGGGCCGGTCGTCGCCGGCATGGTGCTCGCCCTCGGTCCGGTCTGGGTCGGGCTGCTGCTCGCCGCGGCGCTGGTCTGGTGCGGCACCACCGCGCTGGTCGCCTCGCCGTACCGGCCGCGGGCGAGCGACCCCGTCGCCACCGCGCCGGTGCCGGTACCGACGCGGGCCGGTCCATCCGGACTGCTCGGGCTGGTCGCCGCGCTGCTCCTCTTCGGCGCCGGTAACGCGGCCACCTTCGTCGGTATCGCCGCCCTGGCGGACCGGGCGGGTCGACCCGGCCTCGCCGGTCCGGTCGAGGCCGCCCTCGCCACCGGCGCGGTCGCCGGCGGCCTGCTCTGGGCCCGCCACGGCCGCAGCCGTCCCGCGGGCCGGGTGCTCGCCCTGCTCCTCGCCTGCCTCGCACTCGCCCAGGGCGTCGTCGTGCTTGCCGACAGCCTGCTCGTCGCGGGAGTCGTGCTGGCGGTCGGCGGCCTCGCGCTGTCCCCGGTGTTCGTGGTCGCCTACGCCGCCGTGGACGAGCGCGTCGCGCCGCAGCGGCGGACCGAGATGTCGACGTGGGTCAATGTCGGCGTCAACAGCGGCAGCGCCCTCGGCGCCGCGGGCGCGGGACTGCTCGCCGGTGGGGGAGCGGCCCTGCCCTTCGCGCTCGCCGCCGCCCTCTCCGCGGGCGCTGCCGCGGTCGCGGTGGCGTGGGGCAGGATGTCCCCATGGCGATCCACATCACCGACGATCCGGCGGCCGACGAGCTGCTGA
- a CDS encoding tetratricopeptide repeat protein, with protein sequence MNEMPEIKVLPPIIFPGTTARHEVAYRTAHDFLTRRAPREALEVLEPALDKEPDNRGLRSLRAWAYLMRAQLQKAADELTGLVADDPADAWSRHALGRALERQAKYAEALPHLRLAAAMTGDPEHEYDVLRVERLAGRLE encoded by the coding sequence ATGAACGAGATGCCCGAGATCAAGGTGCTGCCGCCGATCATCTTCCCGGGTACGACGGCACGGCACGAGGTGGCGTACCGGACCGCCCACGACTTCCTCACCCGCCGTGCGCCGCGCGAGGCGCTCGAGGTCCTCGAGCCGGCGCTGGACAAGGAGCCCGACAACCGCGGACTGCGGTCGCTGCGGGCGTGGGCCTACCTGATGCGGGCCCAGCTGCAGAAGGCCGCCGACGAGCTCACCGGCTTGGTCGCCGACGACCCGGCCGACGCCTGGAGCCGGCACGCGCTCGGGCGGGCGCTGGAGCGCCAGGCGAAGTACGCCGAGGCGCTGCCGCACCTGCGGCTGGCGGCGGCGATGACCGGCGACCCCGAGCACGAGTACGACGTACTGCGGGTCGAGCGGCTGGCGGGCCGCCTGGAGTAG
- a CDS encoding HhH-GPD-type base excision DNA repair protein — protein sequence MAIHITDDPAADELLSSNPFALLVGMMLDQQYPMEHAFLGPQKVIGRFGSFDPAAIAVADPEEFAALCSTTPAIHRFPGSMAARLQELARIVVEEYDGHAERIWTEAADGKDLMKRLQALPGFGAQKAKIFVALVAKQLDVRPAGWEKAAGDYALDGFRSVADVVDPVSLQKVRDHKKEIKAAAKAKAAGS from the coding sequence ATGGCGATCCACATCACCGACGATCCGGCGGCCGACGAGCTGCTGAGCTCCAATCCGTTCGCGCTGCTCGTCGGGATGATGCTCGACCAGCAGTACCCGATGGAGCACGCCTTCCTGGGCCCGCAGAAGGTGATCGGGCGGTTCGGCAGCTTCGACCCGGCCGCCATCGCGGTGGCGGATCCCGAGGAGTTCGCGGCGCTGTGCTCGACGACGCCGGCGATCCATCGGTTCCCGGGCTCGATGGCGGCGCGGCTGCAGGAGCTGGCGCGCATCGTCGTCGAGGAGTACGACGGGCATGCGGAGCGGATCTGGACCGAGGCCGCCGACGGCAAGGACCTGATGAAGCGGCTGCAGGCACTGCCCGGGTTCGGTGCCCAGAAGGCGAAGATCTTCGTCGCGCTGGTGGCCAAGCAGCTCGACGTGCGGCCGGCGGGCTGGGAGAAGGCGGCGGGCGACTACGCGCTCGACGGCTTCCGCTCGGTCGCCGACGTGGTCGACCCGGTGTCCCTGCAGAAGGTCCGCGACCACAAGAAGGAGATCAAGGCCGCCGCGAAGGCCAAGGCCGCCGGTTCCTGA
- a CDS encoding NADH:flavin oxidoreductase/NADH oxidase family protein, with protein MTTHLGSPIALPHGQKLANRFMKSALSESLGERDGGPSERLERLYRRWADGGYGLVVTGNVMVDRRHLGEPGNVVIEDDRHLDRLRAWASGFQDGGTPLWMQVNHPGRQANALVGRHRPVAPSAVQAKVPGSVRPRALEDAEIREIVDRYAAAAAVAEQAGFAGVQIHGAHGYLVTQFLSPRTNQRDDAWGGDPERRRRFVLEVLRAIRATTSRGFGVGIKLNSADFQRGGFTEEESREVVAALVADDIDLIEISGGSYEAPAMMGTVRASTAAREAYFLEYAASVRDLAGDVPIAVTGGFRSTAAMESAIASGDCDLVGLGRPTCLLPDAPRAILRDGLATLPSARVRAGLRPVLGKVANLKQLDGALDLSWHTDQLHRLGAGKEPDPGRSWAEAALWLGLRNGPGAFRAQRG; from the coding sequence ATGACCACCCACCTCGGCTCCCCCATCGCCCTGCCGCACGGCCAGAAGCTGGCCAACCGGTTCATGAAGTCCGCACTGAGCGAATCGCTCGGCGAGCGCGACGGCGGGCCGTCCGAGCGCCTCGAGCGGCTCTACCGCCGCTGGGCGGACGGCGGCTACGGCCTGGTCGTCACCGGCAACGTGATGGTCGACCGCCGCCACCTCGGCGAGCCCGGCAACGTCGTGATCGAGGACGACCGCCACCTCGACCGGCTGCGGGCCTGGGCCTCCGGCTTCCAGGACGGCGGCACTCCCCTGTGGATGCAGGTCAACCACCCCGGCCGCCAGGCCAACGCCCTCGTCGGGCGCCACCGTCCGGTCGCTCCGAGCGCGGTCCAGGCCAAGGTGCCGGGCTCGGTGAGGCCCCGGGCGCTGGAGGACGCGGAGATCCGCGAGATCGTCGACAGGTACGCCGCCGCGGCCGCCGTCGCCGAGCAGGCGGGCTTCGCGGGCGTGCAGATCCACGGCGCCCACGGCTACCTCGTCACCCAGTTCCTCTCTCCGCGCACCAACCAGCGCGACGACGCGTGGGGCGGCGACCCCGAGCGGCGGCGTCGGTTCGTGCTCGAGGTGCTGCGCGCGATCCGCGCGACGACCTCGCGCGGCTTCGGGGTGGGGATCAAGCTCAACTCCGCGGACTTCCAGCGCGGCGGGTTCACCGAGGAGGAGTCGCGCGAGGTCGTCGCGGCCCTCGTCGCCGACGACATCGACCTGATCGAGATCAGCGGCGGCTCCTACGAGGCGCCCGCGATGATGGGCACCGTCCGCGCCTCCACCGCCGCGCGCGAGGCCTACTTCCTGGAGTACGCCGCGTCGGTGCGCGATCTCGCCGGCGACGTACCCATCGCCGTGACGGGCGGCTTCCGCTCCACCGCGGCCATGGAGTCCGCGATCGCGTCGGGCGACTGCGACCTCGTCGGCCTGGGCCGCCCGACCTGCCTGCTCCCCGACGCCCCCCGCGCGATCCTCCGCGACGGGCTCGCGACGCTGCCCAGCGCCCGGGTGAGGGCCGGCCTGCGGCCGGTGCTCGGCAAGGTGGCGAACCTCAAGCAGCTCGACGGAGCGCTCGACCTGTCCTGGCACACCGACCAGCTGCACCGGCTCGGCGCCGGCAAGGAGCCCGATCCGGGCCGGTCGTGGGCCGAGGCGGCGCTGTGGCTGGGCCTGCGCAACGGACCGGGGGCGTTCCGCGCCCAGCGCGGCTGA
- a CDS encoding MaoC family dehydratase, whose product MSAVATSCAGLADLVGVPLPHSDWIEVDQARIDEFAHATLDDQWIHVDAERAATGPFGTTIAHGYLTLSLVSRFLFEAFTVDDAESAVNYGLDRVRFIAPVPSGSRIRGQVTVAEADVRGGGYQVKSSVVVECDRVEGPVAVAEVLTRFVARAS is encoded by the coding sequence GTGAGCGCGGTCGCGACCAGTTGCGCGGGACTCGCCGACCTCGTCGGCGTACCGCTGCCGCACTCGGACTGGATCGAGGTCGACCAGGCCCGCATCGACGAGTTCGCGCACGCGACCCTCGACGACCAGTGGATCCACGTCGACGCCGAGCGGGCCGCCACCGGTCCCTTCGGTACGACGATCGCCCACGGCTATCTCACCCTCTCGCTGGTGTCGCGCTTCCTCTTCGAGGCGTTCACGGTCGACGATGCCGAGTCGGCGGTCAACTACGGCCTCGACCGGGTTCGCTTCATCGCTCCCGTGCCCTCCGGGTCTCGCATCCGGGGGCAGGTGACCGTGGCCGAGGCCGACGTCCGCGGGGGTGGCTACCAGGTGAAGAGCAGCGTCGTCGTGGAGTGCGACCGGGTGGAGGGGCCGGTCGCCGTCGCGGAGGTGCTGACCCGGTTCGTGGCGCGCGCCTCGTAG
- a CDS encoding SDR family NAD(P)-dependent oxidoreductase gives MKDFRDRVAAITGAGSGIGRALALQLADEGARVAVSDWDAAGLAATVALLEGAGATPHSTVLDVRDRAAVHAWADAVADHFGGVNLVVNNAGITIFGTVEESPYEDIEKVLDVDFWGVVHGTKAFLPHLIASGEGHVVNVSSVFGLFGVPTQSSYNAAKFAVRGFTEALRQEMLVDGHPVGVTCVHPGGIRTNIVNNATASNAADISGIARVFEERLTRTSPEAAARTILRGVRARRPKVLIGADAVAVDLVVRVLGAAYQRPFAAVSRRLTASLKAPAARPAVPRSRKKASA, from the coding sequence ATGAAGGACTTCCGGGACAGGGTCGCCGCCATCACCGGCGCGGGCTCGGGCATCGGCCGGGCCCTCGCGCTGCAACTCGCGGACGAGGGGGCCCGGGTCGCCGTCAGCGACTGGGACGCCGCCGGCCTCGCCGCGACCGTCGCCCTCCTGGAGGGGGCCGGCGCGACGCCGCACAGCACCGTGCTCGACGTACGGGACCGGGCGGCGGTGCACGCGTGGGCCGACGCGGTCGCCGACCACTTCGGTGGCGTGAACCTGGTCGTCAACAACGCCGGCATCACCATCTTCGGCACCGTCGAGGAGAGCCCCTACGAGGACATCGAGAAGGTCCTCGACGTCGACTTCTGGGGCGTCGTGCACGGCACCAAGGCGTTCCTCCCCCACCTGATCGCGTCGGGCGAGGGCCACGTGGTCAACGTCTCCAGCGTGTTCGGGCTGTTCGGCGTGCCGACCCAGAGCTCCTACAACGCCGCCAAGTTCGCGGTCCGCGGGTTCACCGAGGCGCTGCGCCAGGAGATGCTCGTCGACGGTCACCCGGTCGGCGTCACCTGCGTCCACCCGGGCGGGATCCGGACCAATATCGTCAACAACGCCACGGCCAGCAACGCCGCCGACATCTCCGGCATCGCACGCGTCTTCGAGGAGCGGCTGACCCGGACGTCGCCCGAGGCCGCCGCACGCACCATCCTGCGCGGCGTCCGAGCTCGCCGACCCAAGGTGCTCATCGGCGCCGACGCCGTCGCGGTCGACCTCGTCGTACGCGTCCTGGGAGCGGCGTACCAACGCCCGTTCGCGGCCGTGTCCCGCCGCCTCACCGCCTCGCTCAAGGCTCCCGCCGCCCGTCCCGCGGTCCCTCGCTCCCGGAAGAAGGCCTCGGCATGA
- a CDS encoding DUF262 domain-containing protein: MKTDVLTPQAVFYLPQHLVVPLFQRPYVWDEADQWLPLWQDIARLAELRLKDPYTQPSHFLGAVVLQAVDGQHGAVPAKNVIDGQQRLTTLQLFIDASAAVFESRGFDGLADQFGDLTHNRAYGGVVEASLKLVHSNQDGVAFREVMNAEAPVHHASLTHAGSRITRAHAFFAARIDEWLGAGDEVRSRADALAQAVGQGLQLVVIDLQVQENSQEIFETLNARGTPLTAADLIKNFVFQRLEAEGADTRRAYAEDWPFEAAFWEQEVSVGRYTMSRGSLFLSQWLGSRLGEEVSPRQTFIRFKTYVDYEAGSKMGELLLAIKEQAGLYRTWTEHAGDSSRILTRPELAFYRMSAGGVEVLKPAIIWLYDPAGEIPSDVADDVLAMLESWVVRRQLLRLTSADLGRIVAEIIKSNRTTPVAELVDSVRHHLSRLNVNSNYWPGDDEVRSHLATEQSYRRYPRARMRFYLEAVEDHLRSRHDNPQVPRLGYHVEHVLPQKWETHWAVEGLEAELARGEHVHRLGNLTLLTASLNTTVSNGPWHSKKEHVVANDVFLLNRHFREADRWDEATIDERTGVLTDLLLAVWPVPEGHTGAISDGSTKVNAWVEVKHLVAAGLLPAGTVLHSRPGQWEGRRATVLADGQVEFEGTTYTSPSSAGYHAKGGRGANGWNFWLLEDGRRLGDVRAQYRGEKADRPAGFDWSSLHEILEAVPPGRWTSYRDLADAVGTAPQPLGAHLSKCTQCANAWRVLSSDGRIAPGFQWSDPDDDRDPADLLREEGVTLVGGVAAADQRLDSEALGLLIAEGE, from the coding sequence GTGAAGACCGACGTGCTCACGCCGCAGGCCGTGTTCTACCTTCCCCAGCACCTCGTCGTACCGCTGTTCCAGCGTCCCTATGTCTGGGACGAGGCCGACCAGTGGCTGCCGCTGTGGCAGGACATCGCGCGGCTGGCGGAGCTGCGGCTGAAGGATCCGTACACGCAGCCGTCGCACTTCCTCGGAGCGGTGGTGCTGCAGGCGGTCGACGGTCAGCACGGGGCCGTGCCGGCGAAGAACGTCATCGACGGCCAGCAGCGGCTCACGACGCTGCAGCTGTTCATCGACGCCTCGGCGGCGGTGTTCGAGAGCAGGGGGTTCGACGGGCTCGCCGATCAGTTCGGCGATCTGACCCACAACCGGGCCTACGGCGGGGTGGTCGAGGCCAGTCTCAAGCTCGTGCACTCGAACCAGGACGGCGTCGCGTTCCGCGAGGTGATGAACGCGGAGGCGCCCGTGCACCATGCCTCCCTCACGCATGCGGGCTCGCGGATCACCCGGGCGCACGCGTTCTTCGCAGCGCGGATCGACGAGTGGCTGGGTGCGGGCGACGAGGTTCGGTCCCGGGCGGACGCGCTGGCGCAGGCGGTCGGCCAGGGCCTGCAGCTGGTCGTCATCGACCTGCAGGTGCAGGAGAACTCGCAGGAGATCTTCGAGACGCTCAACGCCCGTGGCACGCCGCTGACCGCCGCGGACCTCATCAAGAACTTCGTCTTCCAGCGCCTGGAGGCCGAGGGTGCCGACACCCGGCGCGCCTATGCCGAGGACTGGCCCTTCGAGGCCGCCTTCTGGGAGCAGGAGGTCAGCGTCGGGCGCTACACGATGAGCCGCGGATCGCTGTTCCTGAGCCAGTGGCTGGGCAGCCGGCTCGGCGAGGAGGTGAGCCCGCGACAGACCTTCATCCGGTTCAAGACGTACGTCGACTACGAGGCCGGTTCGAAGATGGGCGAGCTGCTCCTGGCGATCAAGGAGCAGGCGGGGCTCTATCGCACCTGGACCGAGCACGCCGGCGACAGCTCGCGGATCCTCACCCGGCCGGAGCTGGCGTTCTACCGGATGAGCGCCGGCGGGGTCGAGGTGCTCAAGCCCGCGATCATCTGGCTGTACGACCCCGCCGGGGAGATCCCGTCCGACGTCGCCGACGACGTCCTCGCGATGCTCGAGTCGTGGGTGGTACGCCGCCAGCTGCTGCGGCTCACGTCGGCGGATCTCGGCCGGATCGTCGCCGAGATCATCAAGTCCAACCGCACCACGCCGGTCGCGGAGTTGGTCGACAGCGTGCGCCACCACCTGTCCCGGCTGAACGTGAACTCCAACTACTGGCCCGGCGACGACGAGGTCCGCTCGCACCTCGCCACGGAGCAGTCGTACCGCCGCTACCCCCGCGCTCGGATGCGGTTCTACCTGGAGGCGGTCGAGGACCACCTGCGCTCCCGCCACGACAACCCCCAGGTCCCGCGCCTCGGCTATCACGTCGAGCACGTACTGCCGCAGAAGTGGGAGACGCACTGGGCGGTCGAGGGACTCGAGGCCGAGCTCGCCCGGGGCGAGCACGTGCATCGGCTGGGCAACCTGACCCTGCTCACGGCGAGTCTCAACACCACCGTATCCAACGGTCCCTGGCACAGCAAGAAGGAGCATGTCGTCGCGAACGACGTCTTCCTCCTCAATCGCCACTTCCGCGAGGCCGACCGCTGGGACGAGGCGACGATCGACGAGCGCACTGGCGTACTGACAGACCTGCTGTTGGCGGTCTGGCCTGTGCCGGAGGGACACACCGGGGCGATCAGCGACGGCTCGACCAAGGTGAACGCCTGGGTCGAGGTCAAGCATCTCGTCGCAGCGGGCCTGCTGCCGGCCGGCACGGTCCTGCACTCGCGTCCCGGGCAGTGGGAGGGACGCCGGGCGACGGTGCTGGCCGACGGGCAGGTCGAATTCGAGGGCACGACGTACACCAGCCCGTCGAGCGCCGGCTATCACGCCAAGGGAGGCCGCGGCGCCAACGGCTGGAACTTCTGGTTGCTGGAGGACGGTCGTCGCCTCGGCGACGTCCGCGCGCAGTACCGCGGGGAGAAGGCGGACCGGCCGGCGGGATTCGACTGGTCGAGCCTCCACGAGATCCTCGAAGCCGTGCCCCCGGGCCGGTGGACCTCGTACCGCGACCTCGCGGACGCCGTCGGCACCGCCCCGCAGCCGCTCGGCGCCCACCTCTCCAAGTGCACGCAGTGCGCCAACGCGTGGCGGGTCCTCTCCTCCGACGGACGGATCGCCCCCGGCTTCCAGTGGTCGGACCCGGACGACGACCGCGACCCCGCGGACCTGCTGCGCGAGGAGGGCGTGACGCTCGTCGGCGGCGTGGCGGCCGCTGATCAGCGGCTGGACAGCGAGGCGCTGGGACTGCTGATCGCGGAGGGCGAGTAG
- a CDS encoding RNA polymerase sigma factor, which yields MFVSSSHRSVPPALLSHPSIAALIERAAPVGRVAAEDLRQAFAAAEVAPAQLKALMAHLSGLGISVELGSPVEQRAVAAAARKPASATATTAKKAPAPKPPAAPKPPAAAKKAAPAPAPKAAAPKAGSGEAEAPAVGPDGKKVLPDISDEQFEKDVAADPTIKEDEEEASATSSFVVSAADETDEPAQQVMVAGATADPVKDYLKQIGKVPLLNAEMEVELAKRIEAGLFSDEKLAKGGKLSPKVSEELEWIAEDGRRAKNHLLEANLRLVVSLAKRYTGRGMLFLDLIQEGNLGLIRAVEKFDYTKGYKFSTYATWWIRQAITRAMADQARTIRIPVHMVEVINKLARVQRQMLQDLGREPTPEELAKELDMTPEKVVEVQKYGREPISLHTPLGEDGDSEFGDLIEDSEAIVPADAVSFTLLQEQLHAVLDTLSEREAGVVSMRFGLTDGQPKTLDEIGKVYGVTRERIRQIESKTMSKLRHPSRSQVLRDYLD from the coding sequence GTGTTCGTGTCTTCGAGCCATCGTTCGGTCCCGCCCGCCCTGCTCAGCCACCCGTCGATCGCCGCGCTGATCGAGCGCGCCGCGCCGGTGGGTCGTGTCGCGGCGGAGGACCTCCGCCAGGCATTCGCCGCCGCTGAGGTCGCCCCGGCCCAGCTGAAGGCCCTGATGGCCCACCTGTCGGGCCTCGGCATCTCCGTCGAGCTCGGCTCGCCGGTCGAGCAGCGCGCCGTGGCCGCGGCCGCGCGCAAGCCGGCGTCGGCGACCGCGACGACCGCCAAGAAGGCGCCGGCTCCCAAGCCGCCCGCCGCTCCGAAGCCGCCGGCGGCCGCGAAGAAGGCCGCCCCGGCTCCCGCCCCCAAGGCGGCGGCGCCGAAGGCCGGCTCCGGCGAGGCGGAGGCGCCCGCGGTGGGTCCCGACGGCAAGAAGGTGCTGCCGGACATCTCCGACGAGCAGTTCGAGAAGGACGTCGCCGCCGACCCCACCATCAAGGAGGACGAGGAGGAGGCCAGCGCCACGTCCTCGTTCGTGGTGTCGGCTGCCGACGAGACCGACGAGCCTGCCCAGCAGGTGATGGTCGCCGGCGCGACCGCCGACCCGGTCAAGGACTACCTCAAGCAGATCGGCAAGGTGCCGCTCCTCAACGCCGAGATGGAGGTCGAGCTCGCCAAGCGGATCGAGGCCGGCCTGTTCTCGGACGAGAAGCTCGCCAAGGGCGGCAAGCTCTCGCCCAAGGTCAGCGAGGAGCTCGAGTGGATCGCGGAGGACGGACGCCGCGCCAAGAACCACCTGCTCGAGGCCAACCTGCGCCTCGTCGTCTCCCTCGCCAAGCGCTACACCGGTCGCGGGATGCTCTTCTTGGACCTCATCCAGGAGGGCAACCTCGGCCTGATCCGCGCGGTCGAGAAGTTCGACTACACCAAGGGCTACAAGTTCTCGACGTACGCCACCTGGTGGATCCGGCAGGCGATCACCCGCGCCATGGCCGACCAGGCCCGCACCATCCGGATCCCGGTGCACATGGTCGAGGTCATCAACAAGCTCGCCCGCGTCCAGCGCCAGATGCTGCAGGACCTCGGTCGCGAGCCCACCCCGGAGGAGCTCGCCAAGGAGCTCGACATGACTCCGGAGAAGGTCGTCGAGGTCCAGAAGTACGGCCGCGAGCCGATCTCGCTGCACACCCCGCTCGGTGAGGACGGCGACTCCGAGTTCGGCGACCTGATCGAGGACTCCGAGGCGATCGTCCCGGCCGACGCGGTCAGCTTCACGCTCCTGCAGGAGCAGCTGCACGCCGTCCTCGACACGCTCTCCGAGCGCGAGGCCGGTGTGGTGAGCATGCGGTTCGGCCTCACCGACGGCCAGCCGAAGACCCTCGACGAGATCGGCAAGGTCTACGGCGTGACCCGCGAGCGGATCCGCCAGATCGAGTCCAAGACGATGTCGAAGCTGCGGCACCCGTCGCGCTCCCAGGTGCTGCGCGACTACCTCGACTGA
- a CDS encoding ABC transporter ATP-binding protein: MTLTESPASPRLAARGLSLGYDDRVVVDGLDLDVLDGRVTAIVGANACGKSTLLRGLARLLRPSSGEVLLDGTPILDRGSREVARILGLLPQTPVAPDGITVADLVSRGRHPHQGWFRHWSARDEAAVTEALTAADVVELVDRPLHALSGGQRQRVWIAMALAQETDLLLLDEPTTYLDISHQVDLLRLLRSLNRATGRTIVTVLHDLNLACRYSDHLVVMAGGRILAEGPPAEVVTADVVERAFGLPCVVVPDPVAGTPMIVPAGD; this comes from the coding sequence ATGACCCTGACCGAGTCCCCCGCGTCGCCCCGCCTGGCTGCCCGCGGCCTGTCCCTGGGGTACGACGACCGGGTGGTCGTCGACGGCCTGGACCTCGACGTGCTGGACGGCCGGGTCACCGCCATCGTCGGCGCCAACGCGTGCGGCAAGTCGACCCTGCTGCGCGGCCTCGCCCGACTGCTGCGCCCCTCCTCCGGCGAGGTGCTGCTCGACGGCACGCCGATCCTGGACCGCGGCTCCCGCGAGGTCGCCCGGATCCTCGGCCTGCTCCCGCAGACCCCGGTGGCACCCGACGGGATCACCGTCGCCGACCTGGTCTCGCGCGGGCGGCATCCGCACCAGGGGTGGTTCCGCCACTGGAGCGCCCGCGACGAGGCTGCGGTCACCGAGGCCCTCACCGCCGCCGACGTGGTCGAGCTCGTCGACCGGCCGCTGCACGCGCTCTCCGGCGGTCAGCGGCAGCGGGTCTGGATCGCGATGGCGCTGGCGCAGGAGACCGACCTGCTGCTGCTCGACGAGCCGACGACCTACCTCGACATCAGTCATCAGGTCGACCTGCTGCGGCTGCTGCGCAGCCTGAACCGGGCCACCGGGCGCACCATCGTCACCGTGCTGCACGACCTCAACCTCGCCTGCCGCTACAGCGACCACCTCGTCGTGATGGCGGGCGGCCGGATCCTCGCGGAGGGACCGCCGGCCGAGGTCGTCACCGCGGACGTGGTCGAGAGGGCCTTCGGCCTACCCTGCGTGGTCGTCCCGGACCCGGTGGCCGGCACCCCGATGATCGTGCCGGCCGGCGACTGA
- a CDS encoding TetR/AcrR family transcriptional regulator, with protein MSTGTRASRRQVDRRAATTERLLDATIECLAEDGYVATTTRRVAERAGVSQGAQQHYFPTKAALVDAAMVRLVDQLLADAVSRGLDVGTEPERAGALLDLIWEIHHLPVTPAVLELFNVARTEPAMAKRVAEIVCGGMGEVQDLAATALPSYAGRAGFADFVQIAMATVRGTVVVANIPGAAGAHPTWPVLRAHLLESLERLGSPA; from the coding sequence ATGAGCACGGGGACGAGGGCGAGCCGGCGCCAGGTCGACCGCCGCGCCGCGACCACCGAACGGCTCCTCGACGCGACCATCGAGTGCCTCGCCGAGGACGGGTACGTCGCCACAACCACCCGCCGCGTCGCCGAGCGCGCCGGGGTCAGCCAGGGCGCGCAGCAGCACTACTTCCCCACCAAGGCCGCTCTCGTCGACGCCGCGATGGTCCGCCTCGTCGACCAGCTCCTCGCCGACGCGGTCTCCCGCGGCCTGGACGTCGGCACCGAGCCCGAACGTGCCGGCGCCCTGCTCGACCTGATCTGGGAGATCCACCACCTCCCGGTCACGCCGGCCGTCCTCGAGCTCTTCAACGTCGCTCGCACCGAGCCGGCCATGGCCAAGCGCGTGGCCGAGATCGTGTGCGGCGGCATGGGTGAGGTCCAGGACCTCGCCGCGACCGCCCTGCCGTCGTACGCCGGGCGCGCGGGTTTCGCCGACTTCGTCCAGATCGCGATGGCCACCGTCCGGGGCACCGTCGTGGTCGCCAACATCCCCGGCGCCGCCGGCGCCCATCCCACCTGGCCGGTGCTGCGGGCGCACCTCCTCGAGAGCCTGGAGCGGCTAGGCTCGCCGGCATGA
- a CDS encoding ACT domain-containing protein — protein sequence MATFTLTCIGDDRPGLVSDLSAPIHAHGASWNRSQMARLGGKFAGILLLDVPDAKADDLVAALTALQDVGLLVTLERTDVPVDEPALRINLELLGADRAGIVAEISAALAGRGVSIEELVTDVREAPMAGGRLFEAKAVLGAPATVSTDDLRSMLEALADELMVEINLTDADGA from the coding sequence ATGGCGACCTTCACGCTGACCTGCATCGGAGACGACCGGCCCGGGCTGGTGTCGGACCTGTCGGCGCCCATCCACGCCCACGGTGCGAGCTGGAACCGCAGCCAGATGGCGCGCCTGGGTGGCAAGTTCGCCGGGATCCTGCTGCTGGACGTCCCCGACGCCAAGGCCGACGACCTCGTCGCCGCGCTGACCGCGCTGCAGGACGTCGGTCTCCTCGTGACGCTCGAGCGGACCGACGTACCCGTCGACGAACCGGCGCTGCGCATCAACCTGGAGCTGCTGGGGGCCGACCGCGCGGGCATCGTCGCCGAGATCTCCGCCGCTCTCGCCGGCCGGGGAGTGAGCATCGAGGAGCTGGTCACCGACGTCCGTGAGGCGCCGATGGCCGGCGGGAGGCTGTTCGAGGCGAAGGCCGTTCTCGGCGCGCCCGCCACCGTGAGCACGGACGACCTGCGTTCGATGCTCGAGGCCCTCGCCGACGAGCTGATGGTCGAGATCAACCTCACGGACGCCGACGGGGCCTAG